Proteins found in one Aspergillus chevalieri M1 DNA, chromosome 2, nearly complete sequence genomic segment:
- a CDS encoding DUF803 domain protein (COG:S;~EggNog:ENOG410PIYS;~InterPro:IPR008521;~PFAM:PF05653;~TransMembrane:9 (o12-33i59-79o85-105i112-133o153-173i199-221o241-260i272-293o299-321i);~go_component: GO:0016021 - integral component of membrane [Evidence IEA];~go_function: GO:0015095 - magnesium ion transmembrane transporter activity [Evidence IEA];~go_process: GO:0015693 - magnesium ion transport [Evidence IEA]): protein MGKLGDLSPQGSVAVGVFVGLISTSVQAIGLTLQRKSHILEDEKDPYEIRRPPYKRRRWQLGMLMFVVSNIVGSTIQITTLPLPVLSTLQASGLVFNTIFATVILGEAFTRFSLLGTILVCIGAILIATFGAIGEPPHTLDQLLMLLQRHPFILWVAGTVILMLGILAGSRMLRLLSSSPRWRHSSARRLQVVHSRIRLIRGMCFGLVSGILSAHTLLLAKSAVELLVRTIVYRTNQFNRWQSWIILIGVVALALSQLFFLHRGLKLCSTSVLYPFVFCIYNIIAILDGLIYFRQVSDLGGLHAGLIALGTVILLNGVLCLSWRLEDIDNHAAVTVVGSSQTGLGPGMAVMEENHLHGLGLDGEEGQPDERQPLLQAAPPQRRSTHRRTPSLPSSFAPTQHRPSAPDLDSASIWAELDDSEYPGSPSSPFYRPTNPIPARPRSKSGTYATLRNGVLRRSQRSTTNPILNYRNWDPRRIPPSVREGKSQQRSPASESASSPLKSQTQWESNGVNVSYGTQDTRNDQLFRGSQRPSPEQQPDPNNEPAPRVRFLAGPRNPLANAWRTGAQFLSRWTGQRQQLGNDRERSPDLENRGPSPS from the exons ATGGGGAAGCTTGGTGACTTGTCTCCCCAAGGGAGCGTCGCG GTCGGAGTGTTTGTCGGGTTGATCTCGACCAGTGTCCAGGCTATCGGTCTGACCCTTCAGCGCAAGTCGCATATCCTCGAAGACGAAAAGGATCCGTACGAAATCCGCCGACCCCCGTACAAGCGTCGAAGATGGCAG TTGGGCATGCTGATGTTCGTTGTATCGAACATCGTCGGGAGTACAATTCAAATCACCACCCTTCCGCTCCCGGTTCTCTCGACTCTTCAAGCC TCCGGTCTCGTTTTCAATACCATTTTCGCTACCGTGATCCTTGGTGAAGCGTTTACTAGATTTTCCTTACTCGGTACCATCCTGGTCTGCATCGGCGCGATATTGATCGCCACGTTTGGCGCAATTGGGGAACCACCACATACGTTGGATCAGCTTTTGATGCTCCTGCAGCGCCATCCGTTTATACTATGGGTCGCAGGAACTGTCATCCTCATGCTAGGGATCTTAGCGGGTTCTCGAATGCTGAGGCttctctcctcttcgccCCGTTGGAGGCATTCGAGTGCACGGCGTCTACAGGTGGTCCACAGTCGCATCCGGCTCATACGGGGAATGTGCTTTGGTCTGGTTAGTGGGATTTTGTCGGCTCACACCCTGCTGCTGGCCAAGTCGGCTGTTGAGCTGCTAGTCCGCACTATCGTATACCGCACCAACCAGTTCAACCGATGGCAATCATGGATAATTCTGATTGGCGTGGTCGCTTTGGCCCTCTCCCAGCTGTTTTTCCTCCACCGCGGTCTAAAGCTTTGCAGTACTAGCGTGCTCTATCCTTTTGTGTTTTGTATCTACAACATCATTGCTATATTGGACGGTCTCATCTACTTTCGGCAGGTGTCCGATTTGGGCGGACTCCACGCGGGACTTATTGCCCTTGGTACGGTTATTCTATTGAACGGAGTGCTTTGCCTCTCGTGGCGGTTAGAAGACATTGACAACCATGCTGCTGTTACTGTGGTTGGATCTTCCCAGACAGGATTAGGGCCGGGAATGGCCGTCATGGAGGAGAACCATCTGCATGGTTTAGGATTGGACGGCGAGGAAGGCCAGCCTGACGAGCGCCAACCGCTTTTACAGGCAGCTCCACCGCAGCGCAGGTCTACTCATCGACGAACACCCAGTCTACCTTCCTCATTTGCACCTACGCAGCATCGGCCCTCAGCCCCCGACTTGGATTCGGCGTCCATTTGGGCAGAGCTCGATGACTCAGAATATCCGGGCTCACCATCGTCACCTTTCTATCGTCCTACCAACCCAATTCCAGCGCGACCAAGAAGCAAAAGCGGTACTTATGCAACACTGCGAAACGGCGTGTTGCGCCGGTCACAACGCTCCACTACCAACCCTATCCTCAACTACAGAAACTGGGACCCACGCCGAATTCCCCCATCCGTCCGCGAGGGCAAGTCGCAGCAGAGATCGCCTGCATCGGAGAGTGCAAGTTCACCTCTGAAGTCGCAGACACAGTGGGAATCCAACGGTGTCAACGTCAGCTACGGCACCCAAGACACACGAAACGACCAGCTTTTCCGAGGATCACAACGACCATcaccagaacaacaacctgACCCTAATAACGAACCCGCACCTAGAGTCCGCTTCCTCGCTGGTCCGAGGAACCCTCTAGCTAATGCCTGGAGAACCGGAGCTCAATTCCTCTCCCGCTGGACCGGTCAGCGACAGCAATTGGGGAATGACCGCGAGCGCTCCCCGGATCTTGAGAATCGCGGTCCTTCACCATCGTGA
- the VMA4 gene encoding H(+)-transporting V1 sector ATPase subunit E (BUSCO:EOG09264OML;~COG:C;~EggNog:ENOG410PJA9;~InterPro:IPR002842,IPR038495;~PFAM:PF01991;~go_component: GO:0033178 - proton-transporting two-sector ATPase complex, catalytic domain [Evidence IEA];~go_function: GO:0046961 - proton-transporting ATPase activity, rotational mechanism [Evidence IEA];~go_process: GO:1902600 - proton transmembrane transport [Evidence IEA]), giving the protein MSQHALSDDQVAGELRKMTAFIHQEALEKAREINIKADEEFAIEKSKLVRQETAAIDTLYEKKFKQAAMSQQITRSTLANRTRLRVLSGRQELLDDLFQQAREKVTGIAGGDAKKYEEVLKGLVLEGLYTLNEDKVSVRARKKDYDNVKKAIEEATAAFKKAVGKDTAVELDEEEPLPEGSAGGVSIIGGHGKIEIVNTFEERLRLLEIDALPAVREILFGKNENRKFTD; this is encoded by the exons ATGTCGCAACATGCCCTCTCAGACGACCAG GTCGCGGGCGAGCTCCGCAAGATGAccgccttcatccaccaagaaGCCCTGGAAAAAGCCCGTGAAATCAACATCAAAGCCGACGAGGAGTTCGCCATTGAAAAGTCCAAGCTAGTCCGCCAAGAAACCGCCGCCATCGACACCCTGTACGAGAAGAAGTTCAAGCAGGCCGCCATGTCCCAGCAGATCACGCGCTCGACGCTCGCCAACCGTACCCGTCTCCGTGTGCTCTCGGGTCGCCAGGAGCTGCTGGATGATTTGTTCCAGCAGGCGAGGGAGAAAGTTACTGGTATTGCGGGTGGGGATGCGAAGAAGTACGAGGAGGTGCTTAAGGGGCTGGTCCTCGAGGGGTTGTATACGTTGAATGAGGATAAGGTTAGTGTTCGGGCACGGAAGAAGGATTATGATAATGTCAAGAAGGCTATTGAGGAGGCTACCGCGGCGTTTAAGAAGGCTGTTGGGAAGGATACTGCGGTTgagttggatgaggaggagccGCTGCCGGAGGGATC TGCCGGTGGTGTGTCTATCATCGGTGGCCATGGCAAGATCGAGATCGTCAACACCTTCGAAGAGCGTCTGCGGTTGCTCGAGATCGACGCCCTCCCTGCCGTCAGAGAGATTCTCTTTGGCAAGAACGAGAACCGGAAATTCACTGATTAG
- a CDS encoding uncharacterized protein (COG:S;~EggNog:ENOG410PN1K) produces the protein MPPSHSIADFFKRPDFALNTPGSPTNNDRPRSSIDSPTTSPLTEPPSSSLPNHASPPSFNLPTARGDKLQVKKDDDERPPQPNFPNADSTVADNSTRRMINGKEVVISSDGEDTDSIASLESPEELFAQLGSGPKDAADKKSGETRETRLSINDVKLSKFNAKNSSVPKYKNTLDALVTDAVDDNETEASIAKIRATIKLEEESTAATGSDEQDKQIHEGMLTSALGDKDDELGLQRLLDAVRRTEAFDHEKAWSFFSNKVTPPPVPEFPRDSVAPGTYLAVLREPGSRERAFHSGIVDFALSKQFLPDELVTWIFHSVPAEPRDELRQVYCRVFKHATAERVRSLIRPNDIDMLFEQLGATPKALALKEPVSPDPQSAPDTSFNNQKPLLSILELLRGAADLFADDTRERILVILFRLTIDVSLMKDTIVCSEVERTITTVLEAIPEDGTDDTIHRICTSLYDTIKDPAFQSRLLKHTLPTSSWISLLRCRLAVAYLTRDPTPLNEPPEAVLDLKRMTQVLRNRRFDVKLYKGKGCAEYDYGELGSIITLLNIAIDPGWTVLGFPRKDAEKAFNAEIDVLADRIKKIFTSIEDSGVSHLKRTLAKEGLEALHYRVLYSVRSKPQPRKVGFQVEVRENNGNTMNNYFGRTSKEGGNMESSLMDEGKSS, from the exons ATGCCTCCATCTCACAGCATCGCGGACTTCTTCAAGCGTCCTGATTTCGCACTAAACACCCCGGGAAGTCCTACCAACAACGACAGACCACGAAGCAGCATCGACTCCCCCACTACCTCCCCACTGACAGAACCGCCATCGTCATCACTTCCAAATCATGCCTCCCCGCCGTCGTTCAATCTGCCTACCGCTCGAGGAGACAAGTTGCAagtgaagaaggatgatgatgagagGCCGCCGCAGCCAAACTTCCCAAACGCCGATTCTACTGTCGCGGATAATTCAACCCGGCgcatgatcaatgggaaggAAGTCGTCATTAGCTcggatggagaagatacGGACTCTATTGCGTCGCTAGAATCTCCGGAGGAGCTTTTTGCCCAGCTTGGATCTGGACCCAAGGACGCTGCGGACAAGAAATCCGGTGAAACGCGGGAGACGCGGTTGTCAATAAATGATGTGAAATTGTCTAAATTCAATGCAAAAAATTCCTCGGTTCCTAAGTACAAGAATACGCTGGATGCATTGGTTACAGATGCAGTCGACGACAATGAGACAGAGGCAAGCATCGCGAAAATAAGGGCTACGATCAAGTTGGAAGAGGAGAGTACGGCTGCGACAGGCTCCGATGAGCAGGACAAACAAATACATGAGGGTATGCTGACATCCGCTCTGGGTGATAAGGATGATGAGCTGGGGTTGCAACGTCTACTCGATGCCGTTCGGAGGACAGAAGCCTTTGACCATGAAAAGGCTTGGTCATTCTTCAGTAATAAGGTGACTCCACCACCTGTTCCGGAATTCCCACGAGATTCTGTGGCACCAGGGACATATCTGGCGGTGTTGCGAG AGCCCGGTTCGCGTGAGCGTGCGTTTCATTCCGGCATTGTGGACTTTGCTCTATCAAAACAATTTTTACCGGATGAACTGGTCACATGGATTTTCCATTCGG TACCCGCTGAGCCCCGGGACGAACTGAGACAAGTTTATTGTAGGGTATTCAAG CATGCTACTGCGGAACGAGTCAGGTCGCTTATACGTCCAAACGACATTGATATGCTTTTTGAACAATTGGGCGCAACCCCTAAGGCGTTGGCATTAAAAGAACCAGTTTCACCAGATCCAC AGTCAGCACCGGACACATCGTTCAACAACCAGAAACCTTTGCTTTCGATCCTAGAGTTGCTTCGGGGCGCAGCAGACCT GTTTGCCGATGATACCCGGGAACGGATTTTGGTGATCCTGTTCCGCTTAACAATTGATGTCTCGTTAATGAAAGATACCATTGTTTGCTCGGAGGTTGAAAGGACTATTACAACCGTACTAGAAGCGATACCCGAAGACGGCACTGATGACACG ATACATCGAATCTGCACATCCCTATATGACACTATTAAAGACCCCGCATTCCAAAGCCGCCTCCTCAAACACACGCTCCCAACATCAAGCTGGATATCACTACTACGCTGCCGTCTCGCTGTCGCCTACCTAACACGCGACCCAACGCCTCTAAACGAACCCCCCGAAGCGGTCCTTGACCTGAAACGCATGACTCAAGTCCTCAGAAACCGCCGCTTCGACGTAAAACTCTACAAAGGCAAAGGCTGCGCCGAGTACGACTATGGCGAACTCGGATCCATCATTACCCTTCTCAACATTGCCATTGATCCCGGTTGGACTGTGTTAGGATTTCCCAGAAAAGACGCGGAGAAGGCGTTTAATGCCGAGATCGATGTGCTCGCGGACCGGATCAAGAAGATCTTCACTTCGATTGAGGACTCGGGTGTCTCGCATCTTAAACGGACGCTCGCCAAGGAAGGCCTCGAGGCGCTGCATTACCGTGTCCTTTATTCGGTACGGTCAAAGCCGCAGCCCAGAAAGGTGGGCTTTCAAGTTGAAGTGCGCGAGAATAACGGGAATACGATGAATAACTATTTCGGTCGCACATCAAAGGAAGGGGGAAATATGGAGTCGTCCTTGATGGACGAGGGAAAGTCTTCATGA
- a CDS encoding uncharacterized protein (COG:P;~EggNog:ENOG410PG3H;~InterPro:IPR026871,IPR018303,IPR023298,IPR023299, IPR001757,IPR023214,IPR006539,IPR036412,IPR008250, IPR032630,IPR032631;~PFAM:PF13246,PF16209,PF00702,PF16212;~TransMembrane:10 (i140-157o163-182i520-544o564-587i1137-1156o1168-1189i1219-1240o1260-1278i1285-1315o1321-1340i);~go_component: GO:0016021 - integral component of membrane [Evidence IEA];~go_function: GO:0000166 - nucleotide binding [Evidence IEA];~go_function: GO:0000287 - magnesium ion binding [Evidence IEA];~go_function: GO:0005524 - ATP binding [Evidence IEA];~go_function: GO:0140326 - ATPase-coupled intramembrane lipid transporter activity [Evidence IEA];~go_process: GO:0015914 - phospholipid transport [Evidence IEA]), with product MSSLQVEGAANNDPGADDRELSNQISKPTKRQRWATTRMGTASGVRKRVSIMDRLHRRSHLNDEKRKSAAANSSSGGDASADHEEKGPNRRVYFNIPIPESERDEEGFPNNNYPRNKIRTAKYSPITFVPMNIWFQFHNIANIYFLFVIILNIPSIFGANNPGLNAVPLIVIVVVTAIKDAIEDWRRTVLDNELNNSPVYRLVDWSNVNSSEDNVSLWRRFKKACTRATVTTYRFCRDFINEKRGIQPKKEDRIDESFMDTADPRASVYTQRDLGLSNRDQGLDDAAIQMTPVPSPTPEARPDWPMSNGDSSKFLHPDKAVREPSPSPTPSAATPRKGGSVLDMAKQTPQTARFKRDYWKSVQVGDFIRLYNGDPVPADLVVLSTSDMDGACYVETKNLDGETNLKVRQALNCGRQVRHARDCEKAEFVIESEAPTANLYSYNASIRWDQRDPDFPDAPRKEMVEPITINNMLLRGCSLRNTEWILGVVVFTGSESKIMLNSGITPTKRARLAKDLNWNVIYNFIILFLMCLVMGIVNGIAWASSNKSLNYFDYSPPGDTAPPVTGIVTFWVAVVLFQNLVPISLYISLEIVRTIQAVFIHCDVFMYYDKLEMACVPKSWNISDDVGQIEYIFSDKTGTLTQNVMEFKKCTINGVPYGEAYTEAQAGMKRREGGDSEREAAEAQEKIAADTVKMLEMLRNMHDNPYLRDENLTFVSPHFVSDLEGQSGKKQKEAAEHFMVALAVCHTVITEQTPGDPPQIEFKAQSPDEAALVSAARDCGFTVIGRAGDDLIVNVMGQERTYTVMNTLEFNSSRKRMSAIVRMPDGSIRLFCKGADSIIYSRLAPGKQHELRQKTSEQLEMFAREGLRTLCIADRELSEEEYQTWSREHDIAAAALTDREEKLEQVSSAIEQELMLIGGTAIEDRLQDGVPDTISLLADAGIKLWVLTGDKVETAINIGYSCNLLNNNMELIVFNIPESQPRQAAQELANHLQKFGLTGSDEELMAARGEHAPPPPTHAVVIDGDTLKLMLSDELKQKFLLLCKQCRSVLCCRVSPAQKAAVVKLVKNGLNIMALSIGDGANDVAMIQEADVGVGIAGEEGRQAAMSSDYAIGQFRFLQRLILVHGRYSYRRMGETIANFFYKNLVWTFALFWYCIYNDFDGSYLFDYTYIVLVNVAFTSLPVIFMGILDQDVDDKVSLAVPQLYMRGIERKEWSQLKFWLYMGDGLYQSIICFFMPYLLYAPANFITANGLNVNDRTRMGVLVASAAVIASNTYVIMNTYRWDWLTVLINAISSLLIFFWTGVYSCFTAAGTFYHSAAEVYGTLSFWVVLLITVIICLLPRFTVKSIQKVFFPYDVDIVREWVTMGKFKHLEENETYVPPSVAPGSGDASATSSDLGKPIEPSMKQDPFSDDHQAMYPPTRATHMRSLNGSNGTNYTDSLDHAQHHAQPMDFVRPAQTCHSFDRDLPSYEATNDFSTAGAHYQQVPHSPLKGRNDPPLHVV from the exons ATGTCATCTTTACAAGTCGAAGGCGCCGCGAACAACGACCCCGGTGCTGATGATCGCGAGTTGAGCAATCAAATCTCGAAACCAACAAAGCGTCAACGATGGGCAACAACGCGAATGGGAACTGCCAGTGGGGTGCGAAAACGAGTCTCCATCATGGATCGCTTGCACCGGCGCTCCCATCTGAACGACGAGAAGCGCAAGTCGGCTGCGGCAAATTCATCCAGCGGAGGCGATGCCTCAGCTGATCACGAGGAAAAGGGTCCCAACCGTCGTGTTTACTTCAACATCCCTATCCCGGAATCTGAACGCGATGAAGAGGGTTTCCCAAATAACAACTACCCCAGAAACAAGATTCGCACCGCGAAATACTCTCCGATTACATTTGTTCCCATGAACATCTGGTTTCAATTCCATAACATTGCCAACATTTATTTCTTGTTTGTGATTATTCTCAAC ATTCCGTCCATTTTTGGTGCCAACAATCCCGGTCTCAACGCCGTCCCCCTGATTGTCATCGTCGTGGTAACCGCCATTAAAGATGCCATTGAGGATTGGCGACGTACTGTACTCGACAACGAGTTAAATAATTCGCCGGTATATCGTTTGGTGGACTGGAGTAATGTTAATTCGTCTGAGGACAATGTCTCGCTGTGGCGACGCTTCAAAAAGGCGTGTACTCGCGCAACGGTTACCACGTACAGATTCTGCAGGGATTTCATCAACGAGAAGAGGGGCATTCAGCCCAAGAAGGAGGATAGGATAGACGAATCTTTCATGGACACCGCCGATCCGCGGGCTTCAGTGTACACCCAACGCGATCTTGGTCTTTCCAATCGCGACCAAGGTCTCGACGATGCTGCGATTCAGATGACCCCTGTTCCATCGCCCACGCCAGAGGCACGTCCGGATTGGCCAATGTCAAACGGAGACAGTAGCAAATTTCTTCATCCCGACAAGGCCGTCCGCGAACCAAGTCCCTCTCCAACCCCTTCGGCCGCGACACCTCGAAAGGGCGGCAGTGTTCTCGACATGGCCAAGCAAACTCCGCAGACAGCCCGGTTCAAGCGGGATTACTGGAAAAGCGTTCAGGTTGGAGACTTCATTCGATTGTACAATGGAGACCCAGTGCCAGCTGATCTTGTTGTGCTATCAACCTCCGATATGGACGGTGCATGCTATGTTGAGACAAAGAACTTGGATGGTGAGACCAACCTGAAAGTGCGACAGGCCCTGAATTGCGGCCGTCAAGTCCGGCACGCCAGGGATTGCGAAAAGGCCGAATTCGTCATCGAAAGCGAGGCCCCGACGGCCAATTTGTACTCGTACAATGCTTCCATCCGCTGGGATCAGCGTGACCCGGATTTCCCTGACGCGCCTCGCAAGGAGATGGTTGAGCCCATCACAATCAACAACATGCTACTCCGTGGTTGCTCTCTTCGCAACACCGAATGGATCCTAGGTGTGGTCGTTTTCACTGGATCCGAGTCTAAGATCATGCTTAACTCCGGTATCACCCCGACTAAGCGTGCGCGACTCGCCAAAGATCTGAACTGGAACGTCATCTACAACTTCATCATCCTGTTTCTCATGTGTTTGGTCATGGGTATCGTGAACGGTATTGCTTGGGCTTCCAGCAATAAGTCGCTCAACTACTTCGATTACTCGCCGCCCGGAGACACCGCTCCCCCGGTTACTGGTATCGTCACCTTCTGGGTTGCTGTCGTCCTGTTTCAGAACTTGGTTCCCATCTCGCTTTATATCTCCTTGGAAATCGTTCGTACTATCCAGGCCGTGTTCATTCACTGCGACGTTTTTATGTACTACGACAAGTTGGAAATGGCGTGTGTTCCTAAGTCTTGGAACATCTCCGATGACGTTGGACAGATCGAATATATCTTTTCTGACAAGACCGGTACATTGACCCAGAACGTCATGGAATTCAAGAAGTGCACCATCAACGGAGTTCCATACGGTGAAGCGTACACGGAAGCCCAGGCTGGCATGAAACGCCGGGAAGGTGGCGACTCGGAAAGAGAGGCCGCCGAAGCTCAAGAGAAGATCGCTGCCGATACCGTCAAGATGCTCGAGATGCTTCGTAACATGCATGACAACCCGTACTTGCGGGATGAGAACTTGACTTTCGTCTCGCCCCATTTCGTTTCGGACCTGGAAGGCCAATCCGGCAAAAAGCAGAAGGAGGCTGCTGAGCATTTCATGGTTGCCCTGGCTGTGTGCCATACTGTTATCACGGAACAAACCCCAGGCGACCCGCCGCAAATTGAGTTCAAGGCACAGTCTCCCGACGAGGCTGCTCTGGTGAGCGCTGCTCGTGATTGCGGTTTCACTGTCATTGGCCGAGCCGGTGATGATTTGATTGTCAACGTTATGGGTCAAGAACGGACGTACACGGTTATGAACACTCTCGAGTTCAACTCGTCGCGAAAACGTATGAGTGCGATTGTCCGAATGCCAGATGGATCCATTCGACTTTTCTGCAAGGGTGCAGACAGTATCATCTACTCGCGATTGGCACCTGGGAAGCAACACGAATTGCGACAGAAGACTTCCGAGCAGCTTGAGATGTTTGCTCGAGAAGGATTGCGAACTCTCTGTATCGCGGATCGGGAGCTTAGCGAAGAGGAGTACCAGACCTGGAGTCGCGAACACGACATTGCAGCAGCGGCTCTTACCGACCGTGAGGAGAAGCTTGAACAGGTATCCAGTGCTATTGAACAGGAACTCATGCTTATTGGTGGTACTGCAATTGAGGATCGACTTCAGGACGGTGTTCCCGATACCATCTCCTTGCTGGCAGATGCGGGTATCAAACTCTGGGTTTTGACTGGCGACAAGGTCGAGACGGCTATCAACATCGGATACTCCTGCAATCTTTTGAACAACAATATGGAGCTGATCGTGTTCAATATCCCCGAATCTCAACCGCGGCAAGCCGCACAAGAGTTGGCCAATCACTTGCAGAAGTTTGGCTTAACAGGATCCGACGAAGAGCTTATGGCTGCCCGTGGGGAACacgcaccaccaccaccgactCATGCTGTTGTGATTGACGGTGACACGCTCAAACTCATGCTCAGCGACGAGTTGAAACAAAAATTCCTGTTGCTGTGCAAGCAGTGTCGGTCGGTTCTCTGCTGTCGTGTCAGTCCTGCCCAAAAGGCGGCCGTTGTGAAGCTGGTCAAGAATGGTCTCAACATCATGGCTTTGTCAATTGGTGATGGTGCCAATGATGTTGCCATGATTCAGGAGGCAGACGTCGGTGTTGGTATTGCTGGTGAAGAAGGTCGACAAGCAGCCATGTCATCCGACTATGCAATCGGACAATTCCGATTCCTTCAACGGCTCATCCTGGTTCATGGAAGATACTCTTATCGTCGTATGGGTGAGACAATCGCGAACTTCTTCTACAAG AACTTGGTGTGGACGTTCGCCCTTTTCTGGTACTGTATCTACAACGACTTCGACGGTTCCTATCTGTTCGATTACACCTACATTGTCTTGGTCAACGTTGCTTTCACTTCGTTGCCTGTGATCTTCATGGGTATTCTGGATCAAGATGTCGATGACAAGGTGTCATTGGCCGTTCCTCAATTGTACATGAGAGGTATTGAGCGGAAGGAATGGTCGCAGCTCAAGTTCTG GTTGTATATGGGTGACGGTCTCTATCAGTCGatcatctgcttcttcatgCCGTATCTGCTGTATGCGCCTGCGAATTTCATCACTGCAAACGGTTTGAACGTCAACGACCGAACCCGTATGGGTGTTTTGGTTGCTTCCGCCGCCGTTATCGCCAGTAACACCTACGTTATCATGAATACCTACCGCTGGGATTGGTTGACTGTGTTGATCAACGCTATCAGTTCTCTCCTGATCTTCTTCTGGACTGGTGTCTATTCTTGCTTCACTGCTGCAGGGACATTCTATCATTCAGCAGCAGAAGTGTACGGCACTTTGTCCTTCTGGGTGGTACTTCTTATTACCGTCATAATATGTCTCCTCCCTCGTTTTACCGTCAAGTCGATCCAGAAGGTTTTCTTCCCTTACGATGTGGATATCGTCCGTGAATGGGTAACCATGGGTAAATTTAAGCACTTGGAAGAAAACGAGACGTACGTGCCTCCTTCTGTTGCACCTGGTTCCGGGGACGCTTCCGCAACCTCTTCGGACTTGGGGAAACCAATTGAGCCTTCTATGAAACAAGATCCCTTTTCAGACGATCACCAAGCCATGTATCCGCCTACACGTGCCACTCATATGCGGAGCCTGAATGGGAGTAACGGAACGAATTATACAGATAGCCTTGATCATGCACAACATCATGCCCAGCCGATGGACTTCGTTCGTCCTGCACAAACATGCCATTCGTTTGACAGAGATCTTCCGAGTTATGAGGCCACGAACGACTTTTCGACCGCAGGCGCTCATTATCAACAGGTCCCACACAGTCCTCTCAAGGGTCGCAACGATCCTCCTCTACATGTCGTATAG